One Mycolicibacterium sarraceniae genomic window carries:
- a CDS encoding NAD(P)/FAD-dependent oxidoreductase produces the protein MTAIDTADVAIVGAGPAGLTAAAILAGEGLKVIVAERESEPGGIPRHSEHPGYGIRDMKTFISGPAYARRLTDRALAAGVTIQTDTMVTGWTGEMTLDTTSPKGRIHLEARAIVLATGARERARPARLIPGDRAAGVYTTGQLQNLVHLKHRAVGQRAVVVGAELVSYSAVLTLKRAGCRTELMTTEYPSPESYGLFNLAGKTPLMDVTIARRTRVTRIIGQPVVSGVEIQNLDTGERRVVPCDTVVFTGDWIPDHEIARAAGLDIDPGTLGPAVDTALRTSRLGVFAVGNLLHPVDTADIAALDGRHVATHVHAHLNGSRPAPSGVRIEAADPLRWVAPNILRPGDPAPARHRLLLWTDRLVRTPKVVARQDGKTFGRKTLPWPASPGRVFRVPSSILDGVDPQGGTVTLSLGNAP, from the coding sequence ATGACCGCCATCGACACCGCAGACGTCGCCATTGTGGGGGCCGGCCCCGCCGGCCTCACCGCCGCCGCGATTCTTGCCGGCGAGGGCCTCAAAGTCATTGTCGCCGAACGAGAATCCGAACCCGGCGGCATCCCGCGACACAGCGAGCACCCGGGCTACGGTATCCGCGACATGAAGACGTTCATCAGCGGACCCGCCTACGCCCGGCGGCTCACCGACCGTGCCCTCGCGGCGGGCGTCACGATCCAGACCGACACGATGGTCACCGGCTGGACCGGCGAGATGACGCTGGATACCACCTCACCGAAGGGGCGCATACACCTCGAAGCTCGGGCCATCGTCTTGGCCACCGGCGCACGGGAGCGAGCCAGGCCGGCCCGATTGATCCCCGGCGACCGCGCTGCGGGCGTCTACACCACAGGACAGTTGCAGAATCTGGTTCACCTCAAACACCGTGCCGTCGGGCAGCGAGCCGTGGTGGTGGGTGCCGAATTGGTCAGCTATTCGGCGGTTCTCACGCTCAAGCGCGCGGGCTGCAGGACCGAACTCATGACAACCGAGTATCCGTCGCCCGAGTCTTACGGACTGTTCAATCTTGCCGGTAAGACGCCGCTGATGGACGTGACGATCGCCCGCCGGACCCGAGTCACCCGCATCATCGGACAGCCCGTCGTCAGCGGAGTCGAGATCCAAAATCTCGATACCGGCGAACGGCGCGTCGTCCCGTGCGACACGGTGGTGTTCACCGGCGACTGGATTCCCGACCACGAGATCGCCAGGGCCGCCGGATTGGACATCGATCCCGGCACATTGGGTCCGGCCGTCGATACCGCCCTGCGTACCAGCAGGCTCGGCGTCTTCGCGGTGGGCAACCTTCTACATCCGGTGGACACCGCCGATATCGCCGCCCTCGACGGCCGCCACGTGGCCACGCACGTTCACGCCCACCTCAACGGCAGCCGCCCGGCCCCATCGGGTGTGCGCATCGAAGCGGCGGACCCGCTGCGCTGGGTCGCGCCGAACATCCTGCGACCAGGCGATCCCGCGCCCGCCCGGCATCGGCTGCTGTTGTGGACCGACAGATTGGTTCGCACGCCCAAAGTCGTTGCGCGCCAAGATGGTAAGACCTTCGGAAGGAAGACCTTGCCCTGGCCGGCGTCGCCGGGGCGGGTCTTCCGGGTGCCATCGAGCATCCTCGACGGCGTCGATCCGCAGGGTGGAACGGTGACGCTGTCCCTCGGCAACGCACCGTGA
- a CDS encoding DMT family transporter translates to MLQHALVVAAALAAAVFAAIGIVVRQRATMDVPRDQGVSTVMWSTLLRRRLWWAGTAAAVTGYAFQAVALAYGSLLLVAPLMVSALLFALPLSARLAHRRVSRTEWVWAMVLTIALAVFVSLARTKPGDYEGSELPAIIVAGISLLFVAGCLLVSLRLSNWRRALLLAVGVGVLFGVVAVLTKLVMHIVREGSMMRLMTTPVLYVVIAVGVIATLLQQSAFHSGALRASVPAMLVLEPVVAVFLGEVVLGEHLAVSKPAAAILAIAVVTMAAATIALGRDEGAWEEELEAKAKTRVPGGD, encoded by the coding sequence TTGCTGCAACACGCCCTCGTCGTGGCAGCCGCCCTTGCCGCCGCGGTGTTCGCCGCCATCGGAATCGTGGTGCGCCAGCGCGCCACCATGGACGTGCCCCGCGATCAGGGCGTCAGCACCGTCATGTGGTCCACGCTGCTGCGCCGCCGGCTGTGGTGGGCCGGGACCGCCGCCGCGGTCACCGGATACGCCTTCCAGGCGGTCGCGCTGGCTTACGGTTCGCTGCTGCTGGTCGCCCCGCTGATGGTGTCGGCGCTGCTGTTCGCGCTGCCGCTGAGCGCGCGGCTGGCCCACCGGCGGGTCTCCCGCACCGAATGGGTGTGGGCCATGGTCCTAACGATCGCGTTGGCGGTGTTCGTATCACTGGCGCGCACCAAACCCGGCGACTACGAAGGCTCGGAACTGCCCGCGATCATCGTGGCCGGGATCAGCCTGCTGTTCGTGGCGGGCTGTCTGCTGGTATCGCTGCGACTGTCGAACTGGCGGCGCGCGCTTCTGCTGGCGGTCGGCGTCGGCGTCCTCTTCGGCGTGGTGGCCGTACTGACCAAACTGGTCATGCACATCGTGCGCGAAGGCAGCATGATGCGCCTGATGACCACACCGGTGCTCTACGTGGTGATCGCCGTCGGAGTCATCGCGACGCTGCTGCAGCAGTCCGCCTTCCATTCCGGAGCGCTGCGGGCCTCCGTGCCGGCAATGCTTGTTCTCGAACCGGTGGTTGCCGTATTCCTCGGTGAAGTGGTGCTCGGGGAGCACCTGGCGGTCAGCAAGCCGGCCGCGGCGATACTCGCGATCGCCGTCGTCACCATGGCTGCTGCGACGATCGCTCTGGGGCGCGACGAGGGAGCCTGGGAAGAGGAACTGGAGGCCAAAGCCAAGACCCGGGTACCCGGGGGCGATTAG